Proteins from one Leptidea sinapis chromosome 44, ilLepSina1.1, whole genome shotgun sequence genomic window:
- the LOC126977201 gene encoding LOW QUALITY PROTEIN: ethanolamine kinase 2-like (The sequence of the model RefSeq protein was modified relative to this genomic sequence to represent the inferred CDS: deleted 1 base in 1 codon) has product MPRSTFAKKFGSKTRLWIEYERLKSHLMRTESPLVFAHNDLLLRNVIYYNCQGIVSFIDYEYAAYNYQAYDIANHFNEFVGLSIDDIDYAIYPSEEFQKSWIRTYLMEYLTVTNLYEHVQHLSLASHFLWGIWSIVQYELSDIDFYFGRYAEIRLGKYFELKNNVFRDF; this is encoded by the exons ATGCCCCGATCAAC ATTCGCAAAAAAATTTGGATCAAAAACAAGACTGTGGATAGAGTATGAGAGACTCAAGTCTCACTTGATGAGAACCGAGAGCCCGCTAGTTTTTGCTCACAATGATTTGCTTCTACGAAACGTGATCTACTACAACTGTCAAGGAATTGTCTCATTTATTGACTATGAGTATGCCGCTTATAACTATCAAGCATACGACATCGCGAATCATTTTAACGAGTTTGTTGGATTATCTATTGACGATATTGATTATGCGATATATCCGAGTGAAGAGTTTCAGAAATCATGGATCCGCACTTACCTTATGGAGTATCTGACCGTGACCAATC TATACGAACATGTGCAGCACTTATCTCTCGCTTCTCATTTTTTGTGGGGGATTTGGTCGATAGTGCAGTATGAGTTATCCgacattgatttttatttt ggCAGGTATGCAGAAATTCGTCTTGGCAAATATTTTGAActgaaaaataatgttttccgAGATTTCTAA